A single Parabacteroides timonensis DNA region contains:
- a CDS encoding HU family DNA-binding protein, with product MEARYRMEENPDPKGSGGKKLLHPRLIPYKTYSIRDLMRYGKDRSTFSEADISGALKLITDLVAENLQGGNNVEIEGLGFFSVSLKSRPVMDKKELRSESVHFKNVNFRCCQALKDRLKTMPLSRIREEKCRTFSDEEKYRRLQWYMDRHPYITVLKYRSLNGCSDYTARKELAGFVEEGTLEEGGTRHMSIYTRPVRKDEPETGPLVIESNIDPE from the coding sequence ATGGAAGCCAGATACAGAATGGAAGAAAATCCGGATCCGAAGGGAAGTGGTGGGAAGAAGCTGCTCCATCCGCGTCTCATCCCGTATAAAACGTATAGTATCAGAGATTTGATGCGGTATGGGAAAGATCGTTCCACCTTTTCGGAAGCGGATATTTCGGGTGCTTTGAAATTGATAACCGATCTGGTAGCGGAAAACCTGCAGGGAGGAAATAATGTGGAGATCGAGGGATTGGGCTTTTTCAGCGTTTCGCTCAAGTCGCGTCCGGTGATGGATAAGAAGGAGCTGCGTAGCGAGTCGGTGCACTTCAAAAATGTGAACTTCCGTTGTTGCCAGGCCTTGAAAGACAGACTGAAAACGATGCCTCTCTCCCGTATCCGGGAGGAGAAATGCCGGACTTTCAGCGACGAAGAAAAATACCGTCGCCTGCAATGGTACATGGATCGGCATCCTTACATCACCGTTCTCAAATACCGCAGCCTGAACGGTTGCTCGGATTATACGGCTCGGAAAGAGCTGGCCGGTTTTGTGGAAGAAGGCACGCTCGAAGAAGGTGGCACGCGTCACATGTCGATCTATACCCGCCCGGTCAGGAAGGATGAACCTGAAACGGGCCCTTTGGTAATCGAGTCGAATATCGACCCGGAATAA
- a CDS encoding helix-turn-helix domain-containing protein gives MPKELPKLDIPEDWIVGTDISKEILSMYTNFPCRLKAGIFVLCMQGEIEASIDTTGYQVKANDFVIILPGSILQIHRVEGDLKIYFIGYSSQFITYANIVKPTLDIFYTIKTNPVISLKEEIAQLFSEHFALLAKTYLTYYGKINKEIIKHMLFTLVHGLGELYKDIKITKTITGKSERIANDFSKLVMQHYATERSVAFYANELGITQAHLSTTVRQVTGKTCLEIIASMVIMDAKAQLKSTNTSIQNIAYSLNFTNMSFFGKYFKRHVGVGPLEYRNS, from the coding sequence ATACCCAAGGAGCTACCCAAATTAGACATTCCGGAAGACTGGATTGTGGGGACGGATATCAGCAAGGAAATACTAAGTATGTATACCAATTTCCCTTGCCGGTTGAAGGCCGGTATCTTTGTGCTTTGTATGCAGGGAGAAATTGAGGCTTCGATCGATACGACCGGCTACCAGGTCAAAGCAAACGACTTCGTGATTATCCTCCCCGGCAGTATCCTCCAGATACACAGGGTGGAAGGCGACTTGAAGATCTATTTTATCGGCTATTCATCACAGTTTATCACCTATGCCAATATCGTTAAACCGACTCTCGATATCTTTTACACAATAAAGACTAACCCGGTGATTTCACTGAAAGAAGAGATCGCCCAACTCTTCAGCGAACATTTTGCACTCCTGGCAAAAACCTATCTGACCTACTATGGAAAGATCAACAAGGAAATTATTAAACACATGCTCTTCACACTGGTTCACGGGCTGGGAGAACTATATAAGGATATCAAAATAACAAAAACTATCACAGGGAAAAGCGAAAGAATAGCAAACGACTTCTCAAAACTCGTCATGCAACATTACGCAACAGAGCGCAGTGTCGCTTTCTATGCCAACGAGTTAGGTATCACACAAGCCCACCTGAGCACGACTGTCCGCCAGGTTACCGGAAAGACTTGCCTGGAGATCATCGCCTCGATGGTTATCATGGATGCCAAAGCACAATTGAAGTCGACAAACACCAGCATTCAAAATATTGCCTACTCGCTGAATTTTACGAATATGTCTTTTTTCGGAAAATACTTCAAACGGCATGTCGGCGTAGGGCCACTGGAGTATAGAAATAGCTGA
- the pckA gene encoding phosphoenolpyruvate carboxykinase (ATP) — MANLDLSKYGITGVTEILHNPSYDVLFAEETKPSLEGFEKGQVTELGAVNVMTGVYTGRSPKDKFFVKNEASEDSVWWTSEEYKNDNKPCTEEAWADLKAKAVKELSGKRLFVVDTFCGANEATRMKVRFIMEVAWQAHFVTNMFIRPTAEELANYGEPDFVCFNASKAKVDNYKELGLNSETATVFNLKTKEQVILNTWYGGEMKKGMFSIMNYMNPLRGIASMHCSANTDKEGTSSAIFFGLSGTGKTTLSTDPKRLLIGDDEHGWDNEGVFNYEGGCYAKVINLDKESEPDIYNAIKRDALLENVTVAADGTIDFADKSVTENTRVSYPIYHIENIVKPVSKGPHAKQVIFLSADAFGVLPPVSILNPEQTQYYFLSGFTAKLAGTERGITEPTPTFSACFGAAFLSLHPTKYGEELVKKMEMTGAKAYLVNTGWNGSGKRISIKDTRGIIDAILDGSIDKAPTKVIPYFDFVVPTELPNVDPKILDPRDTYADAAQWDEKAKDLAGRFIKNFAKFTGNEAGKALVAAGPKL, encoded by the coding sequence ATGGCTAATTTAGATTTAAGCAAGTACGGGATTACAGGTGTAACAGAAATCTTACACAATCCGTCTTATGATGTTCTGTTCGCAGAAGAAACAAAACCGTCTTTGGAAGGTTTTGAAAAAGGTCAGGTAACAGAACTGGGTGCTGTAAACGTAATGACTGGTGTTTACACAGGTCGTTCACCTAAGGATAAATTCTTTGTAAAGAACGAAGCCAGCGAAGACTCTGTATGGTGGACTTCTGAAGAATATAAAAACGATAACAAGCCTTGTACTGAAGAAGCATGGGCTGATCTGAAAGCTAAAGCTGTAAAAGAATTGTCAGGCAAACGTCTGTTCGTTGTCGATACATTCTGCGGTGCAAACGAAGCAACTCGTATGAAAGTTCGTTTCATCATGGAAGTAGCTTGGCAGGCACATTTCGTAACTAACATGTTCATCCGTCCGACAGCTGAAGAACTGGCTAACTACGGTGAACCTGATTTCGTTTGCTTCAACGCTTCTAAAGCTAAAGTTGACAACTACAAAGAACTGGGTCTGAACTCTGAAACTGCTACAGTTTTCAACCTGAAGACTAAAGAACAGGTTATCCTGAACACTTGGTACGGTGGTGAAATGAAGAAAGGTATGTTCTCTATCATGAACTACATGAACCCGCTTCGTGGTATCGCTTCTATGCACTGCTCTGCTAACACAGATAAAGAAGGAACTAGCTCAGCTATCTTCTTCGGTCTGTCTGGTACAGGTAAGACTACTTTGTCAACTGACCCGAAACGTCTGTTGATCGGTGATGACGAACACGGATGGGATAACGAAGGTGTATTCAACTACGAAGGTGGTTGCTATGCTAAGGTTATCAACCTGGACAAGGAAAGCGAACCGGATATCTACAACGCTATCAAACGCGACGCTCTGTTGGAAAACGTAACAGTTGCTGCTGACGGTACAATCGATTTCGCAGATAAGAGCGTAACAGAAAACACTCGTGTTTCTTATCCGATCTATCATATCGAAAACATCGTTAAGCCGGTATCTAAAGGCCCGCACGCAAAACAGGTTATCTTCCTGTCTGCTGATGCATTCGGTGTATTGCCTCCGGTATCTATCCTGAACCCGGAACAGACTCAGTATTACTTCCTGTCTGGTTTCACAGCTAAATTGGCTGGTACAGAACGTGGTATCACTGAACCGACTCCTACATTCTCTGCTTGTTTCGGTGCTGCTTTCTTGTCATTGCACCCGACTAAATACGGCGAAGAATTGGTTAAGAAAATGGAAATGACCGGTGCTAAGGCTTATCTGGTTAACACTGGATGGAATGGCTCAGGCAAACGTATCTCTATCAAAGATACAAGAGGTATCATCGACGCTATCCTGGATGGTTCTATCGACAAAGCTCCGACTAAGGTTATTCCTTACTTCGACTTCGTTGTTCCGACAGAATTGCCGAACGTTGATCCGAAGATCCTTGATCCTCGCGACACTTACGCTGACGCTGCTCAGTGGGATGAAAAAGCAAAAGACCTGGCAGGTCGTTTCATCAAGAACTTTGCTAAGTTCACTGGAAACGAAGCTGGTAAAGCTTTGGTTGCTGCTGGTCCGAAATTGTAA
- a CDS encoding VapE domain-containing protein: MEATIYKTTGKKMKKIALTALLEGMRTEQKQIPVTAFRNSLNYCMPESQPTYAEKLPVAIFSGVYREESGSAAIRKYNGIILVEINGLASRPEADGLRKQATEILQTMAAIIGSSGKSVKILTRFTLPDGSLPQEEESIRLFHAHAYRRAAIFYGEQLQRSITPTSPLPSKGMRYTLDPDLYYNPDALAIRMPQPQQEPDESAMKEKPENKPDPLHRLMPGYERYQVIARLYNVALKNTLHTTPVPDAKADKQPFLVNLGEHCFRCGIPEEDAVRWTLLHTGLRGFEPELRDTLRTCYLLGKNFGNRPGLSNGQILMAQLDDFMHRRYEFRRNKLKGGMEYREQCSFCFHFRPVTDEVVNTISIQAQKEGIELWDRDVKRFIFSTRTPHFNPLEAYLGNLPEWDGTDRIHALAGTLPTRNENWRDRFYVWFLGMVAQWRQMDRMHGNSVVPLLVGPQGCGKSTWARAILPPELREYYAESLDFSSKREAELALGRFALINLDEFDSINSNQQAFLKHLLQKPEVKIRRPYGQSICTQQRYGTFIATCNNTDLLTDPTGSRRFICVEMDGRIDNRQSICYEQLYAQAMTALNNGERYWFTHEEEIRIMQDNRSFQQSTPEEQFFFQYYRQPEEGEKGQWLPAIEILLDIQKQSGMHISKTNMAIFGRILQKNGIAKKHTAKGNIWYVMKA; encoded by the coding sequence ATGGAAGCTACTATCTACAAAACAACCGGCAAGAAAATGAAAAAGATCGCGTTAACCGCCTTGTTGGAGGGGATGCGTACGGAGCAAAAACAGATTCCGGTAACTGCTTTCCGCAACAGTCTGAATTATTGCATGCCGGAAAGTCAGCCGACCTATGCGGAGAAACTTCCGGTGGCCATTTTCAGCGGTGTTTACCGGGAGGAATCCGGCAGTGCAGCCATCCGGAAGTATAACGGTATCATCTTGGTAGAAATAAATGGGCTGGCAAGTCGCCCGGAAGCAGACGGATTACGGAAGCAAGCAACGGAAATATTGCAAACAATGGCAGCGATTATCGGTTCAAGCGGCAAAAGCGTAAAAATACTGACTCGTTTCACGCTGCCCGATGGTTCATTGCCACAGGAAGAAGAGTCAATCCGCTTATTTCATGCCCATGCGTATCGCCGGGCTGCCATTTTCTATGGGGAACAATTACAGAGGAGCATTACCCCGACCTCGCCGTTGCCATCGAAAGGGATGCGCTACACGCTCGATCCCGACCTTTATTACAACCCTGACGCACTCGCTATCCGTATGCCGCAGCCACAGCAGGAACCGGACGAATCTGCCATGAAGGAGAAGCCGGAAAACAAACCCGATCCGCTCCACCGCCTGATGCCGGGATACGAACGTTATCAGGTTATCGCCCGCCTGTATAATGTGGCACTCAAAAACACGTTGCACACAACACCTGTTCCCGATGCAAAGGCCGACAAGCAGCCGTTTCTGGTGAATCTGGGCGAGCATTGCTTCCGTTGCGGGATACCGGAAGAGGATGCCGTACGCTGGACGTTGCTGCATACGGGGTTGCGGGGGTTCGAACCGGAACTGAGGGATACCTTGCGCACTTGTTATCTGCTGGGGAAGAATTTCGGCAACAGGCCGGGATTGTCGAACGGACAGATCCTGATGGCACAACTGGACGACTTCATGCACCGCCGCTATGAGTTCCGGCGCAACAAACTGAAAGGGGGGATGGAATACAGGGAGCAGTGTTCGTTCTGTTTCCATTTCCGCCCGGTCACCGACGAAGTGGTCAACACGATCAGCATACAGGCACAAAAAGAAGGGATAGAATTATGGGACAGGGATGTGAAACGGTTTATTTTTTCCACACGAACACCGCATTTCAATCCGTTGGAGGCTTATCTCGGCAATCTGCCGGAATGGGATGGGACAGACAGGATACACGCACTTGCCGGTACGCTGCCTACCCGAAACGAGAACTGGCGGGATCGGTTTTATGTCTGGTTTCTGGGAATGGTGGCCCAATGGAGACAGATGGACCGGATGCACGGAAACAGTGTGGTTCCGCTACTGGTAGGCCCGCAGGGATGCGGTAAATCGACCTGGGCACGGGCTATTCTTCCACCGGAGCTACGCGAATATTATGCCGAGAGCCTCGACTTCAGCAGCAAGAGAGAGGCGGAACTGGCACTGGGACGCTTTGCATTGATTAACCTGGATGAGTTCGACTCGATCAACAGCAACCAGCAGGCTTTCCTGAAACATTTGTTGCAAAAACCGGAAGTGAAAATACGTCGTCCTTACGGGCAAAGTATCTGTACGCAACAACGTTACGGCACTTTCATCGCGACCTGCAACAACACCGATTTGCTGACCGACCCGACCGGCAGCCGCCGTTTTATCTGTGTAGAAATGGACGGGCGGATCGACAACCGGCAATCCATCTGCTACGAGCAGTTATATGCACAGGCAATGACGGCATTGAATAATGGCGAACGGTATTGGTTTACGCATGAGGAAGAGATCCGTATCATGCAGGACAACCGGAGTTTCCAGCAGTCGACCCCGGAGGAGCAGTTTTTCTTCCAGTACTATCGCCAGCCGGAGGAGGGAGAAAAAGGACAGTGGCTTCCGGCCATCGAAATCCTACTCGATATACAAAAGCAGAGCGGCATGCATATCAGCAAAACAAACATGGCCATCTTCGGACGTATCCTGCAAAAGAACGGGATTGCTAAAAAACATACCGCAAAAGGAAATATATGGTACGTAATGAAGGCATAA
- a CDS encoding DUF4493 domain-containing protein, which translates to MEIKKRHGSARTMALFAYISVLIIGSFACDDQKDGSSAHSGKLRLSLTADTTSLKKGVNSNLTKAVSDEFEKFLTVEDYQIRIVTDKDTVKSYDRFDKMPSEIELPEGAYTIVASKGNNLPAEFENPYFEGSTAFTVKEGMSTPLEVTATLGNARITAEYTDDFKEAYSEYTVLLSSSYTTADLEITRGETRPAYMQVDKDGTDIAIGIKLKKITEETEKTYYVPTALKLERRQNVRLVFKTDGEALDGIGLDIVLDDTMEEVTMTTEIPDFMWKPFKEPTLIPAKFKNGDELTVKTSTFTTDLSIGFGMPGGIGHLYIKYWPDTMDEEDATIFDLTTIEGVEAALEAHFNWDVEGIENSNLSKIRKTGALNLKDAIRNLKAPLEGTTLYTFHFYGTDATGKEQQTDPYPLVLKVNVQASSLPIVDFEGFPEMEIVEGEPLSKECVASVSMEGGINVNETKFVVLHDAVTQEYIFTDEGVSKLEADYGIKLDVQNTSATVTFPKQFTEGLTAEENSFTDYGFSFSLKDNNGQTSENQQPYTIKVNAPEFDFLTDDGAAFAKRIVLRTDIKNGNSKKLRFQYRVSGTGSWLNMESPGLIKEAQGSTIYKTTLIGLEPNTKYDLCVIYNDKYRKEVTVTTENPVYYIPNAGFEEYSSEKVWEEAGIGGMNIYAFYPFKEVSTGWWNTSNRTTTQPKGSSSWYYAAYPGVVPTKEINYTATNHMNRFGGKTFNIVAFEADNAMEIATVGWGKNTWVDGNHPVAYRTAGMLYVGDYDLGSHKESFGKPFSTRPSGVRFYYKFYSYNNETSKAYVQLWSEDNSSVGYGELIIKTATDEYAEAIIPVEYSIMKKAVKMTIVFLSTDAASPATLDVQGSKGAFGGYGDSRHIGSILTVDDVSLIYE; encoded by the coding sequence ATGGAAATAAAGAAAAGACATGGTTCTGCAAGAACTATGGCATTATTTGCATATATTTCTGTATTAATAATAGGTTCGTTTGCTTGTGATGACCAGAAAGACGGTTCTTCCGCCCATTCGGGAAAGCTCCGTTTAAGTTTGACTGCCGATACAACCTCCCTGAAGAAAGGAGTGAACTCGAATCTGACAAAGGCTGTTTCGGATGAGTTTGAGAAATTCCTGACCGTAGAGGATTACCAGATCCGTATCGTCACCGATAAAGACACAGTAAAATCATACGACCGCTTTGACAAAATGCCCTCCGAGATCGAACTCCCCGAAGGTGCCTACACAATAGTTGCCTCCAAAGGCAATAACCTTCCTGCTGAATTCGAGAATCCTTATTTTGAGGGGAGTACTGCCTTTACCGTAAAAGAGGGGATGAGTACACCGCTGGAGGTGACGGCGACATTGGGGAATGCACGGATCACGGCTGAATATACCGACGATTTTAAGGAAGCGTATTCAGAGTATACGGTTTTGCTGAGTTCTTCGTATACGACTGCCGATTTGGAGATTACCAGAGGCGAAACGCGTCCGGCATATATGCAGGTGGACAAGGACGGAACGGATATCGCTATCGGTATCAAACTGAAGAAAATAACTGAAGAGACGGAGAAAACATATTACGTACCGACTGCATTGAAGCTGGAACGCCGACAGAATGTCCGTCTGGTGTTTAAGACGGACGGGGAGGCGCTGGATGGAATCGGGCTGGATATTGTATTGGATGATACGATGGAGGAAGTGACGATGACGACGGAGATTCCGGATTTTATGTGGAAGCCGTTTAAGGAGCCGACGCTGATTCCTGCTAAGTTTAAAAATGGAGATGAATTGACGGTTAAGACAAGCACATTTACAACCGATTTATCCATCGGTTTTGGTATGCCTGGTGGTATAGGTCATTTGTATATTAAATATTGGCCGGATACAATGGATGAAGAAGATGCAACTATTTTTGATTTAACAACAATCGAAGGTGTAGAAGCCGCATTGGAAGCTCACTTTAATTGGGATGTAGAAGGTATTGAAAATTCGAATCTTTCAAAGATTAGAAAAACAGGAGCCTTGAATTTGAAAGATGCTATTCGCAACTTGAAAGCTCCGTTAGAGGGAACAACTCTGTACACATTCCATTTCTATGGGACGGATGCCACAGGAAAAGAGCAACAGACAGATCCGTATCCATTAGTGTTGAAAGTAAATGTACAAGCAAGCTCCTTGCCTATTGTTGATTTTGAGGGTTTCCCGGAAATGGAAATAGTGGAAGGTGAACCTCTGTCTAAAGAGTGTGTAGCATCAGTCTCTATGGAAGGTGGCATTAATGTGAATGAAACAAAGTTTGTTGTTCTCCATGATGCTGTCACTCAGGAGTATATATTTACGGATGAAGGTGTCTCTAAACTTGAGGCAGATTATGGTATCAAACTGGATGTACAAAATACGTCTGCAACAGTTACATTCCCCAAACAATTTACGGAAGGTTTGACTGCTGAAGAAAATAGTTTCACTGATTATGGTTTCTCCTTTAGTTTGAAAGATAATAATGGTCAGACTTCTGAAAATCAGCAACCTTATACGATAAAAGTAAATGCTCCCGAATTTGATTTTTTAACGGATGATGGAGCTGCATTTGCGAAACGAATTGTATTGCGTACAGATATAAAAAACGGAAATTCAAAGAAGTTGAGATTTCAGTATCGTGTAAGTGGTACTGGGAGCTGGCTTAACATGGAATCGCCCGGTTTGATAAAAGAAGCACAAGGAAGTACTATCTATAAGACTACCCTTATAGGGTTAGAGCCGAATACGAAATATGATCTTTGTGTCATTTATAATGATAAATATCGGAAAGAAGTAACCGTAACAACTGAAAATCCTGTTTATTATATTCCGAATGCAGGCTTTGAAGAGTATTCGAGTGAGAAGGTATGGGAGGAAGCTGGTATAGGGGGAATGAATATTTATGCTTTTTACCCTTTTAAAGAGGTCTCTACAGGTTGGTGGAATACATCAAATAGGACAACTACTCAACCCAAAGGTAGTAGTTCATGGTATTATGCAGCCTATCCGGGGGTAGTTCCAACAAAAGAAATAAATTATACAGCAACAAATCATATGAATAGATTTGGTGGAAAAACTTTTAATATCGTTGCTTTTGAGGCTGATAATGCGATGGAAATAGCAACTGTGGGTTGGGGAAAGAATACTTGGGTTGATGGAAATCATCCTGTAGCATATAGAACGGCAGGTATGTTGTATGTTGGAGATTATGACCTTGGTAGCCACAAAGAGTCTTTTGGCAAACCATTTTCAACCCGTCCTTCCGGAGTAAGATTTTATTATAAATTTTACTCTTATAATAACGAGACAAGTAAAGCTTATGTTCAATTATGGTCAGAAGATAATTCTTCTGTTGGATATGGTGAACTGATAATAAAAACAGCTACAGATGAATATGCAGAAGCTATTATACCTGTTGAATACTCTATAATGAAAAAAGCAGTAAAAATGACTATTGTATTTTTGTCAACTGATGCTGCTTCACCAGCTACGCTTGATGTACAAGGAAGTAAAGGAGCATTTGGAGGTTATGGTGATTCTCGTCATATTGGTAGTATTCTTACTGTAGATGATGTTTCATTAATATACGAATAA
- a CDS encoding TlpA disulfide reductase family protein, whose protein sequence is MIKRLLLFFGVVLFLSSCGGGVPYRIEGKLSNLEDEALYAVFENDSYKVVDTITCEKPGQFSLKRSEGDFNTVTIFFDHKKRWTTAYLIPGEKVTITGDALYPSLLQVKGGRINDQLTNFRKGVAPLLKEQADLVNILNNKSSHTNTIEETDLPSRLTNVSHSLSERAQAYIQEHPDEEASAVLLQYFFMNPDDTRKMDELLAVLSPKLNDFYLIRKLQEYSAKAQRTSLGAEAPGFSVKNIYGQTVSLDSFPKRYLLLAFTAPWCDMCQTEDLFLDKVAVKYPKDKVEMLLVSLDDDPREVRKLLAKDSIDWNLVTDSAGQATMLVDLYNVNALPRCFLIDEEGKIILKTDNGLEIEQTLEKLVE, encoded by the coding sequence ATGATTAAACGTTTATTACTGTTTTTCGGAGTCGTATTGTTCTTGTCATCATGTGGCGGGGGCGTTCCTTACCGGATTGAAGGCAAATTGTCTAATCTGGAAGATGAGGCGCTATATGCCGTTTTTGAGAATGACAGTTATAAAGTAGTCGACACCATTACCTGCGAAAAACCCGGACAGTTCTCCTTAAAGCGGAGTGAAGGTGACTTCAATACCGTTACTATCTTTTTCGATCATAAGAAACGCTGGACTACTGCTTACCTGATACCCGGTGAGAAAGTGACCATTACCGGCGACGCTCTTTATCCTTCTCTGTTGCAGGTGAAAGGTGGACGTATCAACGACCAGCTGACGAATTTCCGCAAGGGGGTTGCTCCTTTATTGAAGGAACAGGCCGACCTGGTCAATATCCTGAATAATAAAAGTAGTCATACGAATACAATCGAAGAGACGGATCTTCCTTCCCGCCTGACGAATGTAAGTCATTCGTTGAGCGAACGTGCACAGGCCTATATTCAGGAACATCCCGATGAAGAAGCTTCCGCAGTATTGTTGCAGTATTTCTTTATGAACCCGGACGATACCCGTAAGATGGATGAACTGCTGGCGGTGTTGAGTCCTAAGCTGAACGATTTTTATTTGATCCGTAAACTACAGGAATACAGTGCTAAGGCGCAACGTACTTCGCTGGGTGCCGAAGCTCCGGGATTTAGTGTAAAGAATATTTATGGTCAGACCGTAAGCTTGGACTCTTTCCCGAAACGTTATCTGTTATTGGCTTTTACAGCTCCGTGGTGCGATATGTGCCAGACGGAAGATTTGTTTTTGGATAAGGTAGCGGTGAAATATCCGAAAGATAAAGTTGAAATGCTGCTGGTCAGCCTGGATGATGATCCCCGGGAAGTCCGTAAACTGCTGGCAAAAGACAGTATCGACTGGAACCTGGTAACTGACTCTGCAGGCCAAGCCACTATGCTGGTCGATCTGTATAATGTAAATGCACTTCCCCGTTGTTTCCTGATCGATGAAGAAGGTAAGATCATCTTGAAGACGGACAATGGGCTGGAAATAGAACAAACACTAGAAAAACTGGTAGAATGA
- a CDS encoding YifB family Mg chelatase-like AAA ATPase, producing the protein MLVKSYAAAVQGISATIVTIEVNCTKGIQFFLVGLPDVAVRESHERIISALQVSGYKFPRNRIVVNMAPADIRKEGSSYDLPLAISILAAAEELDVSRLDRFLLMGELSLDGSLQPVKGVLPIAIKAREEGFKGFILPKQNAREAAVVNDLDVYGALNIKEVIEFIAGKRDLQPTVVNTREEFYARQQQFEFDFSDVRGQENVKRALEVAAAGGHNLIMIGPPGSGKSMLAKRLSTILPPFSLHESLETTKIHSVAGKIGVETSLMVQRPFRSPHHTISNVAMVGGGAYPQPGEVSLAHNGVLFLDELPEFNRSVLEVMRQPLEDRKITVSRARFSVDYPASFMLVASMNPCPCGYYNHPDRPCLCPPGAVQKYMNRVSGPLLDRIDIQVEIVPVPFEKISEQRPSEPSADVRERVIKARSVQEKRFAGHEGIYCNAQMSTQLLHTYAVPDAAGLALLKTAMQRLSLSARAYDRILKVSRTIADLDDSEKIEARHLAEAINYRNLDRESWGL; encoded by the coding sequence ATGTTAGTAAAATCTTATGCTGCTGCCGTGCAGGGCATTTCTGCAACCATCGTAACCATTGAGGTGAATTGTACAAAAGGTATCCAGTTCTTTCTGGTAGGCCTTCCCGATGTCGCTGTACGCGAAAGTCACGAACGTATTATTTCTGCCCTCCAGGTGAGCGGATACAAATTTCCCCGTAACCGTATCGTTGTTAATATGGCACCGGCCGATATCCGCAAGGAAGGTTCGTCGTACGACCTGCCATTAGCTATCAGTATATTGGCTGCGGCCGAGGAGTTGGATGTTTCACGGCTGGATCGCTTTCTGTTGATGGGGGAATTGTCACTGGACGGTAGCCTCCAACCGGTAAAAGGGGTTCTCCCCATAGCGATTAAGGCGAGGGAAGAAGGGTTTAAAGGGTTTATCCTTCCAAAACAGAATGCCCGTGAGGCGGCTGTGGTCAACGACCTGGATGTTTATGGGGCTTTGAATATCAAAGAGGTAATCGAATTTATTGCAGGTAAACGGGATTTGCAGCCGACTGTCGTTAATACGCGGGAAGAGTTTTACGCCCGTCAGCAACAGTTTGAATTCGATTTCTCCGATGTACGGGGGCAGGAAAATGTGAAGCGTGCGTTGGAAGTAGCCGCAGCCGGTGGACATAATTTGATTATGATCGGGCCTCCGGGTAGTGGAAAGTCGATGCTGGCAAAACGCCTGTCTACTATTCTTCCGCCTTTTTCCTTGCATGAGTCTCTCGAAACGACAAAGATCCATTCCGTTGCCGGGAAGATAGGGGTGGAGACTTCCTTGATGGTGCAACGTCCGTTCCGTTCACCGCATCATACTATTTCGAATGTGGCCATGGTGGGAGGCGGAGCTTATCCGCAGCCGGGAGAAGTGAGTCTAGCACATAACGGTGTGCTTTTCCTGGATGAGTTGCCGGAGTTTAACCGGAGTGTCCTGGAGGTAATGCGCCAGCCGTTGGAAGACCGGAAGATTACGGTTTCGCGTGCCCGTTTTTCGGTCGATTATCCGGCCAGCTTTATGTTGGTAGCTTCTATGAACCCGTGCCCGTGCGGCTACTATAATCATCCCGATCGCCCCTGCCTTTGTCCTCCGGGTGCAGTTCAGAAGTATATGAACCGTGTTTCCGGCCCACTGCTGGACCGGATAGATATACAGGTAGAGATCGTCCCTGTTCCTTTTGAAAAGATCTCCGAACAACGTCCTTCCGAGCCGAGTGCTGATGTACGGGAACGGGTGATCAAAGCGCGTTCTGTCCAGGAGAAACGTTTTGCCGGTCATGAAGGGATTTATTGCAATGCCCAGATGAGTACCCAGCTCTTGCATACTTATGCCGTTCCCGATGCTGCCGGACTGGCTCTGCTTAAGACGGCCATGCAGCGCCTGAGCCTATCCGCACGTGCCTACGACCGTATCCTGAAAGTCTCCCGTACCATCGCCGATCTCGACGACTCCGAAAAGATAGAAGCCCGCCACCTGGCAGAAGCTATCAATTATCGTAATCTCGACAGAGAGAGCTGGGGATTGTAG